A window of Selenomonas ruminantium subsp. lactilytica TAM6421 contains these coding sequences:
- the ftsY gene encoding signal recognition particle-docking protein FtsY, with the protein MGFFDKLKKGLNKTRENLTNKIEKLVIGYADIDEDFLDELEETLIMADVGVQTTDKLMTAVRKGIKKKEINSPEDLKPFLQKEIAEILNAGEDTTRTAENGPTVMLVIGVNGAGKTTTIGKLASYYREQGKSVMLAAADTFRAAAIDQLEVWAQRSGAQLIKHEEGSDPAAVAYDAVKAAVARKIDMLIIDTAGRLQNKSNLMQELEKINRVIGREIKGAPHETLLVLDATTGQNAISQAELFTKAAPISGVVLTKLDGTAKGGVVIGIKSQLSMPVKWIGVGEGVEDLRPFVAEDFAKALFA; encoded by the coding sequence ATGGGATTTTTTGACAAACTGAAAAAAGGCTTGAACAAGACACGGGAGAATCTGACCAACAAGATTGAGAAATTGGTCATCGGCTATGCGGATATCGACGAGGATTTTCTCGATGAGCTCGAAGAAACCTTGATTATGGCCGATGTGGGCGTGCAGACCACGGATAAGCTCATGACGGCGGTGCGCAAGGGCATCAAGAAGAAAGAAATCAATTCCCCTGAGGATCTGAAGCCCTTCCTGCAAAAGGAAATTGCCGAAATCCTCAATGCCGGTGAGGATACCACCCGCACGGCGGAGAACGGCCCTACGGTCATGCTGGTCATCGGCGTAAATGGCGCCGGTAAGACCACGACCATCGGCAAGTTGGCTTCCTATTACAGGGAGCAGGGCAAGAGCGTCATGCTGGCGGCTGCCGATACCTTCCGCGCTGCCGCTATCGACCAGCTGGAAGTCTGGGCACAGCGCAGCGGCGCCCAGCTCATCAAGCATGAGGAAGGCTCTGACCCGGCGGCTGTGGCCTATGATGCAGTAAAAGCTGCCGTGGCCCGCAAGATCGATATGCTGATCATCGACACGGCCGGCCGCCTGCAGAACAAGTCCAACCTCATGCAGGAGCTGGAGAAGATCAACCGCGTCATTGGCCGGGAAATCAAGGGGGCACCCCATGAGACACTGTTGGTGCTGGATGCCACTACAGGCCAGAATGCCATCAGCCAGGCCGAGCTCTTCACCAAGGCGGCGCCGATTTCCGGTGTGGTACTGACTAAGCTGGATGGCACGGCCAAGGGCGGTGTGGTCATCGGTATCAAGAGCCAGCTGTCCATGCCGGTGAAATGGATTGGCGTGGGCGAAGGCGTGGAGGATCTGCGTCCTTTCGTGGCGGAAGACTTTGCCAAGGCTTTGTTCGCCTAA
- a CDS encoding Lrp/AsnC family transcriptional regulator, whose amino-acid sequence MRELLELLEHDARRPVGELASMLKRSEYEVEKNIKDLEKNKIILSYNTLINWEKFGDDTVTAIIEINLTPQREVGFDAIAERIYRFDEVRTVYLMSGSFDLLVIIEGKSLNDVANFVATRLATIEGVTATRSHFMLKPYKKDGVIINDEERDRRLVVSP is encoded by the coding sequence ATGCGTGAATTGTTGGAACTCTTGGAGCATGATGCCCGTCGTCCGGTGGGCGAGCTGGCCTCCATGCTCAAGCGCAGTGAATATGAAGTGGAAAAGAACATCAAGGATTTGGAGAAGAACAAGATCATCCTTTCCTACAATACCTTGATCAACTGGGAAAAATTCGGTGACGACACGGTTACGGCCATCATTGAGATCAATCTGACGCCCCAGCGGGAAGTGGGCTTCGATGCCATTGCCGAGCGCATCTACCGTTTTGACGAAGTGCGCACGGTATATCTCATGAGCGGTAGCTTCGACCTGCTGGTCATCATCGAGGGCAAATCCCTGAATGACGTGGCCAACTTCGTGGCAACCCGCCTGGCTACCATCGAGGGCGTGACGGCTACCCGCAGCCACTTCATGCTGAAACCCTACAAAAAGGACGGCGTCATCATCAATGATGAGGAACGTGACCGCAGATTGGTGGTGTCCCCCTGA
- a CDS encoding aminotransferase class I/II-fold pyridoxal phosphate-dependent enzyme — protein MNWEQRLSPAVNAIAPSGIRKFFDIAAQMDDVISLGVGEPDFVTPWSIRESCVYGLEQGYTSYTANRGMPELRQEIVNLYQRRYNTEYDANTDVLVTVGVSEALDIAMRAILAPGDEVLIPEPCYVSYQACTILAGGVPVAVPAKIENEFRITPEELEQHVTDKTKVLLIGYPNNPTGAIMTRKDLEAVADFAEKHDLIVISDEIYGDLTYGGEEHVCFSSLPRMKDRTILLNGFSKAYAMTGWRIGYALGNPEVIAAMTKIHQYTMLCAPITAQVAAVEALRHGEKYMKKMVAEYDRRRRLIYDGLTKMGLECFEPKGAFYIFPSIKSTGYTSDEFAEKLLTAEHVALVPGSAFGQCGEGHVRCSYATAIDKISEALNRIENFLKNHRK, from the coding sequence ATGAATTGGGAACAGCGCCTGTCCCCGGCTGTAAATGCCATTGCTCCGTCCGGCATCCGCAAGTTTTTCGATATTGCGGCCCAGATGGATGACGTGATTTCCCTGGGCGTAGGCGAGCCGGATTTTGTGACGCCCTGGTCCATCCGGGAAAGCTGCGTCTATGGTCTGGAACAGGGTTATACATCCTATACCGCCAACCGGGGTATGCCGGAGTTGCGGCAGGAAATCGTCAATCTCTACCAGCGTCGCTATAATACCGAATACGATGCCAATACGGATGTATTGGTGACGGTGGGCGTCAGTGAGGCTCTGGATATCGCCATGCGCGCCATTCTGGCCCCGGGGGATGAAGTGCTGATTCCCGAGCCCTGCTATGTGTCCTATCAGGCCTGCACGATCCTGGCGGGCGGCGTGCCCGTGGCTGTGCCGGCCAAGATTGAAAACGAATTCCGCATTACGCCGGAGGAGCTGGAACAGCATGTTACCGACAAGACCAAGGTGCTCCTGATTGGCTATCCCAACAATCCGACCGGTGCCATCATGACCCGCAAGGATTTGGAAGCCGTGGCGGATTTCGCTGAGAAGCATGATCTGATTGTCATCTCCGATGAAATCTACGGGGATCTGACCTACGGTGGTGAGGAACATGTCTGCTTCTCCTCCCTGCCCCGCATGAAGGACAGGACCATCCTGCTCAACGGTTTCTCCAAGGCCTATGCCATGACGGGCTGGCGCATCGGCTATGCCCTGGGCAATCCGGAAGTCATCGCCGCCATGACCAAGATCCATCAGTACACCATGCTCTGTGCGCCCATTACGGCTCAGGTAGCTGCTGTTGAGGCCCTGCGTCATGGTGAGAAGTACATGAAGAAGATGGTGGCAGAATACGATCGCCGCCGCCGTTTGATCTATGACGGCCTGACCAAGATGGGCTTGGAATGCTTCGAGCCGAAAGGCGCCTTCTACATCTTCCCGTCCATCAAGTCTACGGGCTATACCTCCGACGAGTTTGCCGAAAAGCTGCTGACGGCGGAACATGTGGCTCTGGTGCCCGGCAGTGCCTTCGGCCAGTGCGGCGAAGGCCATGTACGCTGCTCCTATGCTACGGCTATTGACAAGATTTCTGAAGCCCTTAACCGCATCGAGAATTTCCTGAAAAATCATCGTAAATAA
- a CDS encoding anthranilate synthase component I family protein, with translation MKFFPAFSDIEKLKLTGQFDIAPVSCEILADFITPMEALRILKNTSEHCYLLESAQASDKWGRYTFLGFEPRMEVTCLNGEFKADGKLVAGADPAVEIRRIMAGFRSPRLAELPPFTGGLVGYFAFDFIGYSEPKAKVDVEDTENFRDVDLMLFDKVIAFDNVRQKIVLMVNMFLKDGEAGYQQAVMELCRMVKLLRNGTKGEIVSGKLLGEVQPLFSQQEFCSMVEKAKHHIHEGDIFQIVLSNRLAAPFQGSLLNTYRVLRTINPSPYMFYFSGLDVEVAGASPETLVKLEDGILHTFPLAGTRPRGKNPAEDKALEEELLADEKELAEHNMLVDLGRNDLGKISEFGSVQVEKLHSIERYSHVMHIGSTVRGKIRADKDALDAIAAVLPAGTLSGAPKIRACQLIGELEGNKRGIYGGAIGYIDFTGNMDTCIAIRIAYKKNGQVFVRSGAGIVADSNPEKEYQECINKAKAVVRSLEYAEDDDL, from the coding sequence GTGAAGTTTTTTCCCGCGTTCAGTGATATAGAAAAGTTGAAATTGACTGGTCAGTTTGACATTGCACCGGTGAGCTGTGAGATCTTGGCGGATTTCATCACGCCCATGGAGGCACTGCGAATCTTAAAAAATACCAGCGAACATTGTTATCTGCTGGAATCGGCTCAGGCCAGTGACAAGTGGGGACGTTATACATTTTTGGGCTTTGAGCCGCGCATGGAAGTGACCTGCCTCAATGGGGAGTTCAAGGCTGACGGCAAGCTGGTGGCGGGAGCAGATCCCGCAGTAGAGATCCGCAGGATCATGGCAGGCTTCCGCAGCCCCCGGTTGGCGGAACTGCCACCCTTTACCGGCGGCCTGGTGGGGTATTTTGCTTTCGATTTCATCGGTTACAGCGAACCTAAGGCTAAAGTGGACGTAGAGGATACGGAAAACTTCCGGGACGTGGATCTGATGCTCTTTGACAAGGTCATTGCCTTCGATAATGTGCGGCAGAAAATCGTGCTGATGGTCAATATGTTCCTGAAAGATGGCGAGGCAGGTTATCAGCAGGCGGTGATGGAACTGTGCCGCATGGTGAAGCTCCTGCGCAATGGGACGAAAGGCGAGATTGTCAGCGGCAAACTGTTGGGGGAAGTGCAGCCGCTGTTCTCACAGCAGGAATTCTGCTCCATGGTGGAGAAGGCCAAGCATCATATCCATGAGGGCGATATTTTCCAGATCGTTCTTTCCAATCGCCTAGCAGCACCCTTCCAAGGCAGCCTGCTGAATACGTATCGGGTGCTCCGAACCATCAATCCTTCACCGTATATGTTCTATTTCTCCGGCCTCGATGTGGAGGTGGCCGGAGCTTCGCCGGAAACGCTGGTGAAGCTGGAAGATGGTATCCTGCATACCTTCCCGCTGGCAGGAACGCGTCCGCGTGGCAAGAATCCGGCTGAGGACAAAGCCCTGGAAGAGGAATTGCTGGCGGACGAAAAAGAATTGGCTGAACACAATATGCTCGTGGATTTAGGGCGCAACGACCTGGGCAAGATCAGTGAGTTCGGCTCTGTACAGGTGGAAAAGCTGCATTCCATTGAACGGTATTCCCATGTGATGCATATCGGCTCCACGGTGCGGGGCAAGATCCGTGCAGATAAGGACGCGCTGGATGCGATTGCGGCAGTGCTGCCGGCGGGGACGCTCTCTGGTGCACCGAAGATCCGTGCCTGCCAACTCATTGGTGAGTTGGAGGGCAATAAGCGGGGGATTTACGGCGGGGCCATCGGTTACATCGATTTTACCGGCAATATGGATACCTGCATCGCTATCCGCATTGCCTACAAGAAGAACGGTCAGGTCTTTGTGCGCAGCGGGGCCGGGATTGTGGCCGATTCCAATCCGGAGAAGGAATATCAGGAATGTATCAACAAGGCCAAAGCTGTGGTGCGTTCACTGGAATATGCGGAGGATGACGACTTATGA
- a CDS encoding anthranilate synthase component II has product MILLVDNYDSFSYNLYQLIGSINPDIKVIRNDEMTVAEIEALQPDRIILSPGPGRPEDAGNIMEIAATLGKTIPTLGVCLGHQAICAAFGGVVTYAKQLMHGKQSAVRFTEDCPLFAGCPQDMLVARYHSLAAEADNLPACLKVTAKTADGEVMAVQHRDYPIYGVQFHPESIMTPAGKTMLENFINL; this is encoded by the coding sequence ATGATTTTGCTGGTAGATAATTACGATAGCTTTTCTTACAATCTATATCAGCTGATTGGCAGCATCAACCCGGATATCAAAGTGATCCGCAACGATGAGATGACTGTGGCTGAAATTGAGGCCCTGCAGCCGGACAGGATTATCCTGTCGCCGGGGCCGGGACGGCCGGAGGACGCAGGCAATATCATGGAGATTGCTGCCACGCTGGGGAAAACAATCCCTACGCTCGGGGTATGTCTGGGACATCAGGCCATCTGCGCGGCTTTCGGTGGCGTAGTGACTTATGCCAAGCAATTGATGCATGGCAAACAATCGGCCGTCCGATTTACCGAAGATTGTCCATTGTTTGCCGGCTGTCCGCAGGATATGCTGGTGGCCCGTTATCATTCTCTGGCAGCGGAAGCCGATAATTTGCCAGCATGTCTGAAGGTTACAGCAAAGACTGCTGATGGCGAAGTCATGGCGGTACAGCATCGGGATTATCCTATCTATGGGGTGCAGTTTCATCCGGAATCCATCATGACGCCTGCGGGCAAGACCATGTTGGAGAACTTCATCAATTTGTAA
- the ispH gene encoding 4-hydroxy-3-methylbut-2-enyl diphosphate reductase: MEVILADYLGFCYGVKRAVNIAQENASPDGTASTLGPIIHNPQVVDRLKAEGVGTVDRLEEMEKGTVIIRSHGVGPDIYEKAELRGLDLVDATCPHVKKAQLSAKQLADAGYTVVIVGEKRHPEVRSIFEWSYGKATIIETEEEADALDSCAKLGVVCQTTFSGDKFKSIVTRLLEKSRDIHIQRTICTATDQRQKAALDLAAKVDMMLVVGGKNSANTTRLAQICAEKCLTYHIETAAELQDEWFDKIEKIGITAGASTPDWIIKEVYKKCQNR; encoded by the coding sequence ATGGAAGTCATTTTAGCAGATTATCTTGGCTTTTGTTATGGCGTGAAAAGGGCCGTAAACATTGCACAAGAGAATGCTTCCCCAGATGGCACCGCTTCTACACTGGGACCTATCATTCATAATCCTCAGGTGGTCGATCGTCTCAAAGCCGAAGGCGTGGGTACCGTCGATCGATTGGAAGAGATGGAGAAAGGGACCGTGATCATCCGCTCTCATGGTGTGGGACCGGATATTTATGAGAAAGCGGAGCTTCGCGGTCTTGATTTAGTGGATGCAACGTGTCCCCATGTAAAAAAAGCGCAGTTGTCGGCTAAGCAATTGGCTGATGCGGGTTACACCGTGGTCATTGTCGGGGAGAAGCGTCACCCTGAAGTGCGCAGCATCTTCGAATGGTCCTATGGCAAGGCGACAATAATCGAGACAGAAGAAGAAGCAGATGCCTTGGATTCTTGTGCGAAGCTGGGGGTTGTTTGTCAGACAACCTTTTCCGGGGATAAATTCAAGAGTATCGTGACGCGTTTGTTGGAAAAATCCCGGGACATCCACATACAGCGGACCATTTGCACAGCGACAGACCAGCGCCAAAAGGCAGCGCTGGATTTGGCAGCCAAAGTTGATATGATGCTGGTGGTTGGCGGCAAGAACAGTGCTAATACCACACGGTTGGCTCAGATTTGTGCCGAAAAATGCTTAACTTACCATATCGAAACTGCAGCAGAATTGCAGGACGAGTGGTTTGATAAAATTGAAAAAATTGGTATTACAGCGGGCGCATCCACGCCTGACTGGATTATCAAGGAGGTATATAAAAAGTGTCAGAACAGATGA
- the rpsA gene encoding 30S ribosomal protein S1 produces the protein MEELLAEAENAMPDIQERTVVTGEVIQVSRDEAYVDIGYKQEIAIPKRELAYPAPESAEDVVKVGDKIDVYIVSLGGDNGGILSKVKADRMVAWKDMEAIMERGETVQATINQVVKGGLVASVNGLRGFIPASQMELHFVKDLSVYAGQTVECEIIEIDVHKQRLVLSRRKLLEAVRAEKEDEVFSTLQPDTIVRGTVKRIVDYGAFIDIGGVDGLAHISDLAWNRVKHPSDVLEVGQELDVYVKSIDQEAKRISLSVKDTMRDPWLDNAEKYAEGDIIEGKIIKLTDFGAFMEIEPGFDGLIPMGELAEKRIERADEAVHVGDEVKVKVLRIDTKRKRISLSITKAN, from the coding sequence ATGGAAGAACTCTTAGCAGAGGCCGAAAACGCAATGCCGGATATCCAGGAACGTACCGTTGTTACGGGCGAGGTTATCCAGGTTTCCCGCGATGAGGCTTATGTTGATATCGGATACAAGCAGGAAATTGCTATTCCGAAGCGCGAGCTCGCTTACCCGGCTCCGGAATCCGCTGAGGATGTAGTAAAAGTTGGCGACAAGATCGATGTTTACATCGTTTCTCTGGGCGGCGACAACGGCGGTATCCTTTCCAAGGTCAAAGCTGACCGCATGGTTGCCTGGAAGGATATGGAAGCCATCATGGAACGCGGCGAAACGGTTCAGGCTACCATCAATCAGGTAGTCAAGGGCGGTCTCGTGGCTTCTGTTAACGGTCTCCGCGGCTTCATCCCGGCTTCCCAGATGGAACTGCATTTCGTAAAGGATCTGTCCGTTTATGCTGGTCAGACGGTTGAGTGTGAAATCATCGAAATCGATGTACATAAGCAGCGCCTCGTTCTTTCCCGTCGCAAGCTCCTCGAAGCTGTTCGCGCTGAGAAAGAAGACGAAGTATTCTCCACGCTGCAGCCGGATACGATCGTTCGTGGTACCGTTAAGCGTATCGTGGACTACGGTGCATTCATCGATATCGGCGGCGTAGATGGTCTGGCTCATATTTCCGACCTGGCTTGGAACCGCGTGAAGCATCCGTCTGATGTTCTGGAAGTTGGCCAGGAACTGGATGTATACGTGAAGAGCATCGATCAGGAAGCTAAGCGCATTTCCCTGTCCGTAAAAGACACCATGCGTGATCCCTGGCTTGACAATGCTGAAAAGTACGCTGAAGGCGACATCATCGAAGGCAAAATCATCAAACTGACGGACTTCGGTGCATTCATGGAAATCGAACCGGGCTTCGATGGCCTGATTCCGATGGGCGAGCTGGCTGAAAAGCGCATCGAACGTGCTGATGAAGCTGTTCATGTTGGCGATGAAGTCAAAGTTAAGGTTCTGCGCATCGACACGAAGCGTAAACGCATTTCGCTGTCCATCACGAAGGCTAACTAA
- a CDS encoding DUF512 domain-containing protein: MSKEYAGIISRVNEGSLAEELDLVPGDKIIAINDQPLRDIIDVSFAMADEEIDLTIEHADGEREIISFDKDFDEELGVEFESAVFDGIRNCANNCYFCFVNMIAPNMRGSLSIKDDDYRLSFLYGNFVTMTNMGPADFRRIEQFHLSPLYVSVQCMNPELRAEMLRCKGAARIAQQLDNLENAGADYHTQIVLCAGLNDGEELERSIREIAARRPHALSMAIVPVGITKYRTDPFPLKQFDREGAAKVIDMVETWQKKFQQEEGRTFLYLGDEFYFLAGREVPPTDFYDGFPQLDNGIGLTRSFINDWELKSQEFDQSAGYDEPFIIDVVTGTSVAPMLEQLANSLKVKNLQVRIVPVENKHFGSTVNVSGLLTAKDILETLQEMPDGDKRQALIIPEPALRAGEDIFLDDMTLQEFAAHFPDIRVEPVQGGADFFRALTDWSNYHKNRSSETAYTWQSNAGYTKPVDNE; the protein is encoded by the coding sequence ATGAGTAAGGAATATGCTGGGATTATCTCCAGAGTAAATGAGGGGAGTCTGGCGGAAGAACTGGACCTTGTGCCCGGCGATAAGATCATCGCCATCAATGACCAGCCCCTGCGGGATATCATCGATGTGAGCTTTGCCATGGCCGATGAAGAGATTGACCTGACGATAGAGCATGCGGATGGCGAGCGGGAAATCATTTCCTTTGACAAGGATTTTGATGAAGAACTGGGCGTAGAATTTGAGTCCGCTGTATTTGACGGTATCCGTAATTGTGCCAATAACTGCTATTTCTGCTTCGTCAATATGATTGCCCCCAATATGCGGGGCAGCCTGTCCATCAAGGATGATGATTACCGCCTGTCCTTTCTCTATGGCAACTTCGTGACCATGACCAATATGGGGCCGGCGGATTTCAGGCGCATTGAGCAATTCCATCTGTCACCCCTCTATGTATCCGTGCAGTGCATGAATCCCGAACTGCGGGCAGAAATGCTGCGCTGCAAGGGAGCAGCCCGGATTGCTCAGCAGCTGGATAATCTGGAAAATGCCGGTGCGGATTACCATACCCAGATTGTGCTTTGTGCGGGCCTTAATGATGGGGAGGAATTGGAACGTTCCATCCGGGAAATCGCTGCCCGCCGCCCCCATGCTCTGTCCATGGCCATTGTGCCGGTGGGCATCACCAAATACCGCACCGATCCCTTCCCCCTCAAGCAATTTGATCGCGAAGGGGCGGCTAAGGTTATCGATATGGTGGAGACGTGGCAGAAGAAGTTCCAGCAGGAAGAGGGACGCACTTTTCTCTATCTGGGGGATGAGTTCTACTTCCTGGCTGGCCGGGAAGTGCCCCCCACGGATTTCTATGACGGTTTCCCTCAGCTCGATAATGGCATTGGCCTGACCCGCAGCTTTATCAATGACTGGGAATTGAAAAGTCAGGAATTTGACCAGTCAGCCGGCTATGATGAGCCCTTTATCATCGATGTGGTCACGGGGACGTCTGTTGCTCCGATGCTGGAGCAGCTGGCCAATTCCCTGAAAGTCAAAAATCTGCAGGTGCGTATCGTGCCGGTGGAAAATAAGCATTTTGGTTCTACCGTCAATGTTTCCGGCCTGCTGACGGCGAAGGACATCCTCGAAACATTGCAGGAAATGCCGGATGGGGATAAGCGGCAGGCTTTGATCATCCCGGAACCGGCCCTTAGAGCTGGGGAAGATATCTTCCTTGACGATATGACCTTGCAGGAATTTGCTGCCCATTTCCCAGATATCCGCGTGGAACCTGTGCAGGGGGGGGCGGATTTCTTCCGGGCACTCACGGACTGGTCAAATTACCATAAGAACCGCAGCAGTGAAACTGCCTATACTTGGCAGAGCAATGCAGGCTATACGAAGCCTGTAGATAATGAATAG